The following are encoded together in the Cicer arietinum cultivar CDC Frontier isolate Library 1 chromosome 2, Cicar.CDCFrontier_v2.0, whole genome shotgun sequence genome:
- the LOC101488926 gene encoding CBL-interacting serine/threonine-protein kinase 11-like, with translation MPETEQTPQAAETTTALFGKYEVGKLLGCGAFAKVYHARNTANGQSVAVKVINKKKVTATGLAGNVKREISIMSRLRHPHIVKLHEVLATKTKIYFIMEFAKGGELFAKIANKGRFSEDLSRRYFQQLISAVGFCHSRGVFHRDLKPENLLLDDKGNLKVSDFGLSAMKEQVRVDGMLHTLCGTPAYVAPEILAKRGYDGTKVDIWSCGVILFVLVAGYLPYNDPNLMVLYRKIYSGEFKCPRWFSPDLRRLLSRLMDTNPETRITVDEILRDSWFRKGYKAVKFYEEGFDFGVKVNGEEEDRTVNLNAFDLISFFSSGLNLTRLFGEGEEGERFMLRELPEKVVEKAEAAAKAEGLIVRKKKEGGVEIEVQNGDLVIGVEVYRLTAELVVVDVKRFGGDKVAFEDVWSNKLRPHFCVATTSNQDQTQSHAVSAD, from the exons ATGCCGGAGACCGAACAAACGCCACAGGCGGCAGAAACCACCACCGCGCTCTTCGGAAAATACGAAGTTGGAAAACTACTAGGATGCGGCGCGTTTGCGAAAGTCTACCACGCGCGGAACACGGCGAATGGACAGAGCGTTGCTGTGAAAGTAATCAACAAGAAGAAAGTCACAGCGACGGGACTCGCCGGAAACGTGAAACGCGAAATCTCTATCATGAGTCGACTCCGTCACCCACACATCGTTAAACTCCATGAAGTTCTCGCCACCAAAACGAAAATCTATTTCATCATGGAATTCGCTAAAGGTGGTGAACTCTTCGCGAAAATCGCTAATAAAGGTCGATTCAGCGAAGATCTATCACGTCGCTACTTTCAACAGCTCATCTCCGCCGTCGGATTTTGCCACTCTCGCGGCGTCTTCCATCGTGATCTGAAACCTGAAAATCTCTTACTCGATGATAAG GGAAATTTGAAGGTTTCGGATTTTGGATTGAGTGCAATGAAAGAGCAAGTTCGGGTGGATGGTATGTTACACACGCTTTGTGGAACACCTGCTTACGTGGCACCTGAGATTTTAGCGAAGAGAGGTTATGATGGTACTAAGGTGGATATTTGGTCATGTGGTGTTATTCTCTTTGTTCTTGTTGCTGGTTATCTTCCATATAATGATCCAAATTTGATGGTGTTGTATAGGAAGATATATAGCGGAGAATTTAAGTGTCCACGGTGGTTTTCACCGGATCTACGACGGTTATTATCACGGTTGATGGATACGAATCCTGAAACTAGGATAACCGTTGATGAGATTTTAAGGGATTCTTGGTTTAGAAAAGGGTATAAGGCGGTGAAGTTTTATGAAGAGGGTTTTGATTTTGGGGTGAAGGTGAATGGAGAGGAAGAGGATAGAACTGTGAATTTGAATGCCTTTGATTTGATATCGTTTTTTTCTTCAGGGTTGAATCTTACAAGGTTGTTTGGGGAGGGTGAGGAGGGGGAGAGGTTTATGTTGAGGGAGTTGCCGGAGAAGGTTGTTGAGAAGGCGGAGGCGGCGGCGAAAGCAGAGGGGCTAATTGTGAGGAAAAAGAAAGAGGGTGGGGTGGAAATTGAAGTGCAAAATGGGGATTTGGTGATTGGTGTGGAGGTTTACAGGTTAACGGCTGAGCTGGTTGTGGTTGATGTGAAGAGGTTTGGTGGAGATAAGGTTGCTTTCGAGGATGTTTGGAGTAATAAATTGAGGCCACATTTCTGTGTTGCAACGACGTCGAATCAGGACCAAACTCAGTCTCACGCAGTTTCTGCTGACTGA